The Lacipirellula parvula genome window below encodes:
- a CDS encoding AAA family ATPase, with the protein MNYETLAARIIEAAAAKNIDAKVTQQVGVDRVISLSRCPCETYGDSDHCELSQPSITLLGGQITYTCGHPRCSHRPIEEVADKLGVTLPFRGKTLTVFDIDELAEVFKEDRPTYIEGLLRREDVMNVVGPSKARKTLFATQLALTLAMGGKFLGKYQTYYPGAPVLYLDYELCGDSIRRRVLQQCDALEGFEKQHRKRVKFAKMRGKQHMKLDELCKWLASLPPKTYSVIVVDALYKCYPDGMDENSNSHMTTLYNMLAIAADVHQAAIIVIHHFSKGKPLNSRIADLGAGAGSQSRSADAHVVLKEHSRKDTIEMHGIVRDFAPLNPILLQCDWPLWVYLPGDVDAESINIELAAIANDLVATADEPQPKAKFVTLQTNRKDEYFGEPLSSRRAKALIEKAIAEKWITEDTKHRPHTVWLTPEQRAKVNQTLLNVANTLIAEAA; encoded by the coding sequence GTGAACTACGAAACGCTGGCCGCCCGCATTATCGAGGCGGCCGCAGCTAAGAACATCGACGCCAAAGTTACCCAGCAAGTCGGCGTAGACCGCGTCATTAGCCTTTCCCGCTGTCCATGCGAAACCTACGGCGACTCTGACCACTGCGAGCTGTCCCAGCCGTCAATTACCCTGCTGGGCGGCCAAATCACTTACACCTGCGGCCACCCCCGGTGCTCCCACCGTCCTATTGAGGAAGTCGCCGACAAGCTCGGCGTGACGCTCCCCTTTCGGGGGAAGACCCTGACAGTCTTCGATATCGATGAGCTGGCGGAAGTGTTCAAAGAGGACAGACCTACCTACATCGAAGGTCTGCTCCGCCGCGAGGACGTGATGAACGTCGTGGGTCCATCGAAAGCGAGGAAGACTCTGTTCGCGACGCAGCTCGCGCTGACGCTCGCCATGGGCGGCAAGTTCCTGGGCAAGTACCAGACCTACTATCCCGGCGCGCCGGTGCTCTATCTCGACTATGAATTGTGCGGCGACTCGATCCGCCGTCGCGTTCTTCAGCAATGCGACGCCCTGGAAGGGTTCGAGAAACAGCATCGGAAGCGGGTGAAGTTCGCCAAAATGCGGGGGAAGCAACACATGAAGCTCGACGAGCTTTGCAAGTGGCTCGCGTCGCTCCCGCCGAAGACTTACAGCGTCATCGTCGTCGACGCGCTTTACAAATGCTACCCAGACGGGATGGACGAAAACAGCAACTCGCACATGACAACGCTATACAACATGCTGGCCATTGCGGCCGACGTGCATCAGGCCGCAATCATCGTGATTCATCACTTCTCAAAGGGGAAGCCGCTCAATAGCCGCATCGCTGACCTTGGAGCTGGAGCCGGTTCGCAGTCGCGTTCGGCCGACGCTCACGTTGTACTGAAGGAACACTCACGCAAAGACACAATCGAAATGCACGGTATCGTCCGCGACTTCGCGCCGCTTAATCCGATCCTGCTGCAATGCGATTGGCCATTGTGGGTCTACCTCCCCGGCGACGTAGACGCGGAGTCAATCAATATCGAGTTGGCCGCCATTGCGAACGATCTTGTTGCCACGGCCGACGAGCCGCAACCGAAAGCCAAGTTCGTCACCCTCCAAACGAATCGTAAAGATGAATACTTCGGGGAACCGTTGTCGTCGCGCCGCGCGAAAGCGCTCATCGAGAAGGCAATCGCCGAAAAATGGATCACCGAGGACACGAAGCATCGGCCCCATACCGTCTGGCTGACGCCAGAGCAACGCGCAAAGGTCAACCAAACCTTGCTCAACGTCGCGAACACACTGATTGCGGAGGCCGCCTAA